In Acidobacteriota bacterium, one DNA window encodes the following:
- a CDS encoding glycosyltransferase — protein sequence MPGLPDRLADFRNHHRGAAMLVCGCGASLKDIPHPQRWLTIGVNDVGRLFHPTYLVVLNPRRQFSGDRFHYVEESRARAVFSQLDLQLPHTKVVRIRLGDYAGTNLDDPHSLPHTRNSPYVALCLALHMGATRIGLVGVDFTDHHFFNQSGPHPLNGQLEVIDRQYGALASAWRRRGVEIVNLSRQSRLTSIPMCGWEDFLDTSPQPAPRLSGGRRARESETIAIERQPPGIVGDFLDSLAETVRQLGYRVTGDVAGARQRKDVISVVWNGRRHSSQGPTLYCEHAWLPRWEYQISPSGINADSHLSPFAWDGQPLSEAQEAELEDHLESVRGGGPQNYQYMQTAVAPVQDLPDDFFLVPLQMEWDTNIRRHVPGHLRRMQDLIDFISRSDPPLPLVFKQHPADTRRGHQQLGLTLHRSQDRIKPHREGNIHQLLKSGRCRGIVALNSNVVHDGLIWDIPAVVLGKNIWPRSGDQPFLTALPADWTRLEAQRSDAQSLACRRAYAFYLMRAQWKLDDARDPQRVESLLALARKAVPTPSARSAKAGRGVELDGGRSETKSLRVSSTAAPATANHLTVNVVARNHGWVFEDLKEHFLAAASAGIRVLLSERPRSDADRWIFIRTQEAVSSPDPSRTLVQIHDNFDNGLYRRGGRRHCVASCRGLCLIHPQQRGILERNGVDLSQKKILERPIGALKAFQLRESLYPRFTVGWVGRPVRHFGREVKRIDAVVDALLAVGGELRVILLGERLEAQHQRLAQAGIECHYLHRSRHPLQEYPRHYAEFDCLAIFSSTEAGPLCLFEALACGVPVVSSPVGWAPQLIREGRNGLIAESIDDLARAICDIRGQREDWFQRRLDIRQSLGGHTLESWITANLHLAASLPS from the coding sequence TTGCCTGGCCTTCCTGACCGATTGGCCGACTTTCGCAACCATCACCGAGGCGCCGCCATGCTGGTCTGCGGTTGCGGCGCCTCGCTCAAAGATATCCCCCACCCGCAGCGCTGGCTGACCATCGGCGTCAATGACGTAGGACGCCTCTTCCATCCGACATACCTGGTTGTGCTCAACCCTCGGCGCCAATTCAGCGGAGACCGTTTCCACTACGTTGAGGAAAGCCGCGCCCGAGCCGTCTTCTCTCAGCTCGACCTGCAACTGCCCCACACCAAAGTGGTCCGCATCCGCCTGGGCGACTACGCTGGAACCAACCTCGACGATCCCCATTCCCTGCCCCATACCCGCAACTCGCCTTATGTGGCGCTCTGCTTGGCCCTTCACATGGGGGCGACCCGCATCGGCCTGGTCGGCGTCGATTTCACTGACCATCACTTCTTTAACCAGTCGGGACCTCACCCGTTGAACGGGCAACTGGAAGTGATCGACCGCCAGTACGGGGCACTGGCCTCCGCCTGGCGCAGGCGGGGCGTCGAAATCGTTAATCTCAGCCGGCAAAGCCGCCTGACCTCCATCCCCATGTGCGGTTGGGAAGACTTCTTGGATACCTCGCCGCAACCTGCACCGCGTCTCTCCGGCGGAAGGAGGGCGAGAGAGTCCGAGACCATAGCCATCGAGCGGCAGCCGCCCGGAATCGTAGGAGACTTCCTGGACAGCCTGGCTGAAACGGTCCGCCAACTCGGCTATCGGGTGACCGGCGATGTCGCTGGCGCGCGCCAGCGGAAAGATGTCATCTCGGTAGTCTGGAACGGGCGCCGTCACTCCTCCCAAGGTCCCACTCTCTATTGCGAACACGCCTGGCTCCCTCGCTGGGAATACCAGATCAGCCCAAGCGGCATCAATGCCGATTCTCATCTGTCGCCATTCGCCTGGGACGGACAGCCTCTCAGCGAAGCTCAAGAGGCCGAGCTGGAAGATCATCTGGAGTCCGTCCGCGGCGGGGGACCGCAAAACTATCAGTACATGCAGACGGCAGTTGCCCCCGTCCAGGATTTGCCCGATGATTTTTTTCTGGTTCCCCTGCAGATGGAATGGGACACCAACATCCGCCGCCACGTGCCGGGCCATTTGCGGCGCATGCAGGATCTGATCGACTTCATCTCAAGGTCCGATCCTCCCCTGCCGCTGGTCTTCAAACAGCATCCGGCCGATACCCGGCGGGGACACCAGCAGCTTGGCCTCACCCTGCACCGCAGCCAGGACCGGATCAAGCCTCATCGCGAGGGCAATATCCATCAGTTGCTCAAAAGCGGCCGTTGCCGGGGGATTGTAGCCCTCAACAGCAACGTGGTCCACGACGGCCTGATCTGGGACATTCCGGCGGTGGTGCTGGGCAAGAACATCTGGCCACGCAGCGGCGATCAGCCGTTCCTGACCGCGCTTCCGGCCGATTGGACCCGTCTGGAAGCGCAACGGTCCGATGCGCAATCGCTGGCCTGCCGGAGGGCCTACGCCTTCTACCTGATGCGCGCTCAATGGAAACTCGACGACGCCCGCGACCCACAAAGGGTGGAGTCGCTGCTGGCCCTTGCGCGAAAAGCCGTCCCGACGCCTTCAGCCCGGTCCGCCAAAGCGGGCCGAGGTGTTGAACTGGACGGCGGGAGATCGGAGACGAAATCGCTTAGGGTTTCTTCGACTGCTGCCCCGGCCACGGCCAATCACCTGACGGTCAATGTCGTCGCTCGCAATCACGGATGGGTTTTCGAGGATCTCAAGGAACACTTCCTGGCCGCCGCATCGGCCGGGATCCGGGTCTTGCTCAGCGAGCGGCCCAGGAGCGACGCCGACCGCTGGATTTTCATCCGCACTCAGGAAGCAGTCTCCTCTCCCGACCCCTCCCGGACCCTGGTTCAAATCCACGACAATTTCGATAACGGCCTCTACCGCCGGGGAGGAAGGCGCCATTGCGTGGCTTCCTGCCGGGGGCTCTGTCTCATCCACCCTCAACAGCGGGGCATTCTCGAGCGAAATGGCGTCGACCTGTCGCAGAAAAAAATCCTCGAGCGTCCAATCGGCGCCCTGAAGGCCTTCCAGTTGCGCGAGTCGCTCTACCCCCGCTTCACGGTGGGCTGGGTGGGACGTCCCGTCCGCCATTTCGGACGCGAGGTCAAGCGGATCGATGCCGTAGTCGATGCCCTGCTCGCTGTGGGGGGCGAACTGCGTGTCATCCTTCTGGGCGAGCGATTAGAGGCGCAGCATCAGCGTCTCGCCCAAGCGGGTATCGAGTGTCATTACCTCCACCGCTCGCGCCATCCCTTGCAGGAATACCCCCGGCACTACGCCGAATTCGACTGTCTAGCCATCTTCTCATCCACGGAGGCTGGCCCCCTTTGCCTCTTCGAAGCGCTGGCCTGCGGCGTGCCGGTCGTCTCGAGTCCGGTGGGTTGGGCGCCCCAACTGATACGCGAGGGCCGAAACGGCCTTATCGCCGAGAGCATCGACGACTTGGCCCGAGCCATCTGCGACATCCGCGGCCAGCGAGAGGACTGGTTTCAGCGCCGGCTGGACATTCGTCAGTCGCTGGGCGGCCATACGCTGGAATCCTGGATCACGGCCAATCTGCATCTGGCGGCCAGCCTGCCCTCCTAA
- a CDS encoding PstS family phosphate ABC transporter substrate-binding protein encodes MFLLAGASCAPTTRGNMEGALRIDGSSTVYPFMEAVAEEYVKTHPRVRLTVGVSGTGGGFQRFCRGETDINSASRPIHESEVECARRHGVEFIELPVALDGITLAVNPSNDFVDHLTVEELHAIWAPDSVVRFWSDVRPTWPREEVILYGPGADSGTFDYFTEAVNGKSGRCRSDFTASEDDNVLVRGVEGDRSALGFFGFAYYQENRQRVRALAVDAGQGPVLPSDQSIRQGSYRPLSRPLFVYVNIQSTRKREVRQFIDFMLDNAEPLAREVGFVPLSRDTYKLVDQRFSRRSPNSLFARRNLQEQGVANILRQDLDGRERNP; translated from the coding sequence ATGTTCTTGTTGGCCGGGGCTTCTTGTGCGCCGACCACACGGGGAAACATGGAGGGAGCGCTTCGCATCGACGGATCGAGCACGGTTTACCCTTTCATGGAAGCCGTGGCTGAAGAGTACGTCAAGACCCATCCCCGTGTCCGCCTGACGGTGGGCGTCTCCGGCACGGGCGGCGGCTTTCAACGCTTCTGCCGGGGCGAGACCGACATCAACAGCGCCTCCCGGCCCATCCATGAAAGCGAAGTCGAGTGCGCCCGCCGCCATGGTGTCGAGTTCATCGAATTGCCTGTCGCATTGGACGGAATCACGCTGGCCGTCAATCCGTCCAACGATTTCGTCGATCATCTCACTGTTGAAGAGCTGCATGCCATCTGGGCTCCCGACTCGGTCGTCCGCTTCTGGAGCGACGTGCGCCCGACCTGGCCGCGGGAAGAGGTGATCCTCTACGGTCCCGGCGCCGATTCCGGCACTTTCGACTACTTCACCGAGGCAGTCAACGGCAAGTCGGGCCGCTGCCGCAGCGACTTCACGGCCAGTGAAGACGACAACGTGCTGGTACGGGGGGTCGAGGGCGACCGCTCCGCGCTGGGATTCTTCGGCTTCGCCTACTATCAGGAGAACCGACAGAGAGTGCGCGCGCTGGCGGTGGATGCCGGCCAGGGACCGGTCCTGCCCAGCGACCAATCCATCCGGCAGGGGTCCTACCGGCCGCTGTCGCGTCCGCTCTTCGTCTACGTTAATATCCAGTCGACCCGTAAGCGCGAAGTGCGCCAGTTTATCGACTTCATGCTTGACAACGCGGAACCGCTGGCTCGCGAGGTCGGATTCGTTCCCCTCTCGCGAGATACCTACAAGCTGGTGGACCAACGATTTTCAAGGCGCTCGCCGAATTCCCTTTTCGCCCGCCGCAACCTGCAAGAACAGGGCGTGGCCAATATCCTCAGGCAGGACCTGGACGGCCGGGAACGTAACCCATGA
- the pstC gene encoding phosphate ABC transporter permease subunit PstC, protein MTLVNTSRRRGAGGWRRRRERAIALLLLAAATVSILTTAGIVFILFWEAVGFFSQVPLADFLAGTRWTPLLEPRRFGVLPLVCGTLIVALGALLIAVPVGVGTALYLSEFASATTRKILKPVLEVLAGVPTVVYGYFALTFITPMLRALLPSTQVFNAASAAIVVGVMVLPMVASLSDDAFKAVPRSLRNGGYALGGTSMEVSLGIVLPAALSGIVAAFVLAFSRAVGETMAVTLAAGATPKLTFNYLQSIQTMTAYIAQVSQGDVPAGTLEYRSIFAVGALLFAMTLSINILANRILKRYREAYQ, encoded by the coding sequence ATGACTCTGGTCAACACTTCCCGCAGGCGTGGAGCCGGGGGGTGGCGTCGGCGGCGCGAGAGGGCCATCGCTTTGCTGCTGCTGGCGGCGGCGACCGTCTCCATCCTCACCACGGCGGGAATCGTATTCATCCTCTTCTGGGAGGCGGTCGGCTTCTTCAGCCAGGTTCCCCTGGCGGACTTCTTGGCGGGAACCCGTTGGACGCCCCTGCTCGAGCCTCGCCGTTTCGGGGTGCTGCCGCTGGTCTGCGGGACCCTGATAGTGGCTCTGGGAGCGCTGCTCATCGCGGTTCCGGTGGGAGTGGGGACGGCCCTTTATCTGAGCGAGTTCGCCTCGGCAACGACCCGAAAGATCCTCAAGCCGGTATTGGAGGTCTTGGCCGGGGTTCCCACGGTCGTCTACGGATACTTCGCCCTCACCTTCATTACTCCCATGCTGAGGGCCCTCTTGCCATCCACCCAGGTGTTCAACGCCGCCAGCGCCGCCATCGTGGTAGGAGTGATGGTCTTGCCCATGGTCGCTTCGCTCAGCGACGACGCCTTCAAGGCGGTCCCACGCTCGCTGCGCAATGGGGGTTACGCATTGGGAGGAACATCCATGGAGGTGTCGCTGGGCATCGTGCTTCCGGCCGCCCTTTCGGGAATCGTGGCGGCTTTCGTGCTGGCCTTCTCGCGGGCCGTGGGCGAAACCATGGCGGTCACGCTGGCCGCCGGAGCCACCCCCAAACTGACCTTCAACTATTTGCAGAGCATCCAGACCATGACGGCCTACATCGCCCAAGTCAGCCAAGGCGACGTTCCTGCCGGAACCCTCGAGTACCGCAGCATCTTTGCCGTCGGAGCCCTGCTCTTCGCCATGACGCTGTCCATCAACATCCTGGCCAACCGCATCCTCAAGCGCTACCGGGAGGCTTACCAATGA
- the pstA gene encoding phosphate ABC transporter permease PstA translates to MSDQLLNSSPGAARRSFVSRLFESLCLVLAVFGALVLTVLIGHVAYHGLAWLDWQFLTSFPSRFPEQAGVLAAIWGTIWIIGLTAVVAIPVGVAAALYLEEYARPGPFSTLIEINVANLAGVPSVIYGLLGLAVFVKALALGRSILAGALTLALLVLPVIIISARESIRAVPRSIRMASYALGASRWQTVRSHVLPAALPGILTGIILALSRAIGETAPLIVVGALTFVAFTPAGLLDGFTVLPIQIFNWTSRPQSEFHDLAAAASLVLLAVLLLMNGLAIYIRNAGQKGS, encoded by the coding sequence ATGAGCGACCAACTGCTGAACTCTTCGCCAGGCGCGGCGCGGCGCAGCTTCGTTTCTCGGCTCTTCGAGTCCCTGTGCCTTGTCCTGGCCGTATTCGGCGCCCTGGTTTTGACGGTGCTGATCGGACACGTGGCCTACCACGGACTGGCTTGGCTGGACTGGCAGTTTCTCACCAGCTTCCCCTCCCGTTTCCCAGAGCAAGCGGGGGTCCTGGCTGCCATCTGGGGAACGATCTGGATCATCGGTCTGACGGCAGTCGTGGCCATACCCGTGGGCGTAGCCGCCGCCCTCTACCTGGAGGAATACGCCCGTCCAGGGCCTTTCTCGACCTTAATCGAGATCAATGTCGCCAACCTGGCCGGCGTTCCGTCGGTCATCTACGGACTGTTGGGTCTGGCCGTGTTCGTCAAGGCCCTGGCGTTGGGACGCAGCATCCTGGCCGGAGCCCTGACGCTGGCCCTGCTGGTGCTGCCCGTAATCATCATCTCTGCCCGCGAGTCCATTCGAGCCGTTCCGCGCTCGATCAGAATGGCCTCTTACGCCTTGGGCGCCAGCCGCTGGCAGACCGTGCGCAGCCACGTCTTGCCTGCGGCCCTGCCCGGCATCCTCACAGGTATCATACTGGCCCTGTCGCGGGCCATCGGCGAGACGGCCCCACTGATCGTGGTGGGAGCCTTGACCTTCGTGGCTTTTACTCCGGCCGGCCTGTTGGACGGTTTCACGGTCCTGCCCATTCAGATCTTCAATTGGACCAGCCGCCCCCAGTCCGAGTTCCATGATCTGGCGGCCGCCGCAAGCTTGGTGCTGCTGGCCGTCTTGCTGCTGATGAACGGGCTGGCCATCTACATCCGCAACGCCGGCCAGAAAGGAAGCTGA